A window of the Cystobacter fuscus genome harbors these coding sequences:
- a CDS encoding J domain-containing protein produces MSAAVGTSWNWRTLENVEVECTYCGVRMARHEGPSIKYFRCGSCHRWVSSTYTDVFRADAKMRTHPVKDKTDADARFLAAKNKLEAWLAALDEQDPHQVLGVSPTDSIEVVRARFRELALAQHPDRGGCEAKMRELNVAYEKILGHRQRARTPVRQPASVPARGPALPARSR; encoded by the coding sequence ATGAGCGCGGCGGTTGGGACGAGCTGGAACTGGCGGACCCTGGAAAACGTGGAAGTCGAGTGCACCTATTGTGGGGTGCGCATGGCGCGTCACGAGGGACCGAGCATCAAGTACTTCCGCTGCGGCTCGTGCCACCGCTGGGTGTCGAGTACCTACACGGACGTGTTCCGCGCGGACGCGAAGATGCGCACCCACCCGGTGAAGGACAAGACGGACGCGGACGCGCGCTTCCTGGCGGCCAAGAACAAGCTGGAGGCGTGGCTGGCGGCGCTGGACGAGCAGGATCCGCACCAGGTGCTGGGCGTGTCGCCGACGGACTCCATCGAGGTGGTGCGGGCGCGCTTCCGCGAGCTGGCGCTGGCGCAGCACCCGGACCGGGGCGGCTGCGAGGCGAAGATGCGGGAGTTGAACGTGGCGTACGAGAAGATCCTCGGCCACCGCCAGCGCGCGCGCACGCCGGTGCGTCAGCCGGCCTCGGTGCCCGCGCGGGGCCCGGCGTTGCCGGCGCGCAGCAGGTAG
- the proC gene encoding pyrroline-5-carboxylate reductase yields MLERTIAFIGAGNMAEALIKGLLRAGTARPDSIIATGRRGERLDTLQRTYGVRTTLDNVAAVREADVVVLAVKPQALDKVLIQVAPAADQKKLFISVAAGVPISVMERRLGQGVRVIRTMPNTPSLVGMGACALAPGEHASEEDMAVASRVFQSVGITTVVEENLLDAVTGLSGSGPAYIFLVIEALSDAGVKVGLPRYTAQKLAAQTVLGSAQLLIETNAHPGQLKDQVTSPGGTAIAGLHTLEAGGLRTTLINAVEAATRRSRELGEQFLEKS; encoded by the coding sequence ATGCTCGAACGGACCATCGCCTTCATCGGCGCCGGCAACATGGCCGAGGCGCTCATCAAGGGGCTGTTGCGCGCCGGCACCGCGCGGCCCGACTCCATCATCGCCACCGGACGCCGCGGGGAGCGGCTGGACACCCTGCAGCGCACCTACGGGGTGCGCACCACCCTGGACAACGTCGCCGCGGTGCGCGAGGCGGACGTGGTGGTGCTCGCCGTCAAGCCCCAGGCGCTCGACAAGGTGCTCATCCAGGTGGCGCCCGCGGCGGACCAGAAGAAGCTCTTCATCTCCGTGGCGGCCGGCGTGCCCATCTCCGTGATGGAGCGGCGGCTGGGCCAGGGCGTGCGCGTCATCCGCACCATGCCCAACACCCCCTCGCTGGTGGGCATGGGCGCCTGCGCGCTCGCCCCCGGGGAACACGCGAGCGAGGAGGACATGGCCGTGGCCAGCCGCGTCTTCCAGTCCGTGGGCATCACCACCGTGGTGGAGGAGAACCTCCTGGACGCCGTCACCGGCCTGTCCGGCAGCGGCCCCGCCTACATCTTCCTCGTCATCGAGGCGCTCTCGGACGCGGGCGTGAAGGTGGGCCTGCCGCGCTACACCGCCCAGAAGCTCGCCGCGCAGACGGTGCTCGGCAGTGCCCAGCTGCTCATCGAGACCAACGCCCACCCCGGCCAGCTCAAGGATCAGGTGACGAGCCCCGGCGGCACGGCGATCGCCGGCCTGCATACCCTGGAGGCAGGCGGGCTGCGCACCACGCTCATCAACGCCGTGGAGGCGGCCACGCGCCGCTCCCGGGAGCTGGGGGAGCAGTTCCTGGAGAAGTCCTAG
- a CDS encoding DivIVA domain-containing protein: protein MKLTPLDIRQKRFEAALRGFSKREVEAFLELIAGEFEEVVKENIGLKEELKRTQLRLEQHLERERTLQETMVTAQRISEDMKAAAKKEAEIILADAEHQAEKIVHGAHQRLVQVVEDINELKRQRTQFESQVKSVVEAHQKLLETFSGRTFADKDYARVEDNVAYLTQKKAQSGE, encoded by the coding sequence ATGAAGCTCACCCCGCTCGACATCCGGCAGAAGCGCTTCGAGGCCGCCCTGCGCGGCTTCTCCAAGCGAGAGGTGGAGGCCTTCCTGGAGCTCATCGCGGGTGAGTTCGAGGAGGTGGTCAAGGAGAACATCGGCCTGAAGGAGGAGCTCAAGCGCACCCAGCTGCGGCTGGAGCAGCACCTCGAGCGCGAGCGCACCCTCCAGGAGACGATGGTCACCGCCCAGCGCATCAGCGAGGACATGAAGGCCGCGGCCAAGAAGGAAGCGGAGATCATCCTCGCGGACGCCGAGCACCAGGCGGAGAAGATCGTCCACGGCGCGCACCAGCGGCTGGTGCAGGTGGTGGAGGACATCAACGAGCTCAAGCGCCAGCGCACCCAGTTCGAGTCCCAGGTGAAGTCCGTGGTGGAGGCGCACCAGAAGCTGCTCGAGACGTTCAGCGGGCGCACCTTCGCGGACAAGGACTACGCGCGCGTCGAGGACAACGTGGCCTATCTCACCCAGAAGAAGGCGCAGAGCGGCGAGTAG
- a CDS encoding peptidase MA family metallohydrolase, whose product MRHLLLLLLLLLPPRVWAQEEVVGPRLEAGHAQGHVEPALVPTAPPRLVVGAVDTPRFHILYTARSQESARQLASGIESIRDAFVSVLGRDWPGTTEVRVGMGREEFEALALPGGEPPGWAVALAYPSHRIILLNAQTLAGPEGQVTLRHELAHVALGQLAPSWPRWFQEGLAQHLTGENLSMTHYAALFSAVAQEKVFRFEHLAEEWPDLPSDVEIAYAQSAAFVAWLASHYGPEGMGRLVDEVATGQPFEQAFGKAFHTSLWVEEQAWREGLAARYGWLPLTTSTSLLWLLIIVLSAGAYLRLRAIKEQRLIEMDAREAAEEAAMREALEAELAQQRAALVPPDLASTPSAPETLEIPEWYEPGNERDEDEDTAPRPAKPTVH is encoded by the coding sequence ATGCGCCACCTGCTCCTGCTCCTGTTGCTGTTGCTCCCGCCCCGGGTGTGGGCCCAGGAAGAGGTCGTCGGTCCGCGGCTTGAAGCGGGCCATGCCCAGGGCCACGTGGAGCCCGCCCTGGTGCCCACGGCCCCGCCCAGGCTGGTGGTGGGCGCGGTGGACACGCCCCGCTTCCACATCCTCTACACCGCCCGCTCCCAGGAGTCCGCGCGCCAGCTCGCCAGCGGCATCGAGTCCATCCGCGACGCCTTCGTGAGCGTGCTGGGGCGCGACTGGCCCGGGACGACGGAGGTGCGCGTGGGCATGGGACGCGAGGAGTTCGAGGCGCTCGCGCTGCCCGGGGGCGAGCCGCCGGGCTGGGCGGTGGCGCTCGCCTACCCCTCCCACCGCATCATCCTGCTCAACGCGCAGACGCTCGCGGGGCCCGAGGGCCAGGTGACGCTGCGGCACGAGCTGGCGCACGTGGCGCTCGGGCAGCTCGCGCCGAGCTGGCCGCGCTGGTTCCAGGAAGGGCTCGCGCAGCACCTCACCGGGGAGAACCTGTCCATGACGCACTACGCGGCCCTCTTCAGCGCGGTGGCGCAGGAGAAGGTGTTCCGCTTCGAGCACCTGGCCGAGGAGTGGCCGGATCTCCCCTCGGACGTGGAGATCGCCTACGCGCAGAGCGCGGCCTTCGTGGCGTGGCTCGCGTCGCACTACGGCCCCGAGGGCATGGGCCGGCTGGTGGACGAGGTCGCCACGGGCCAGCCCTTCGAGCAGGCCTTCGGCAAGGCCTTCCACACCTCGCTGTGGGTGGAGGAGCAGGCGTGGCGCGAGGGACTGGCGGCCCGCTACGGCTGGCTCCCGCTCACCACGAGCACCTCCCTGTTGTGGCTGCTCATCATCGTGCTCAGCGCGGGGGCGTACCTGCGGCTGCGCGCCATCAAGGAGCAGCGGCTCATCGAGATGGACGCGCGCGAGGCCGCCGAGGAAGCCGCCATGCGCGAGGCGCTCGAGGCGGAGCTCGCCCAGCAGCGCGCCGCCCTGGTGCCCCCGGACCTGGCCTCCACTCCGAGCGCGCCCGAGACGCTGGAAATCCCCGAGTGGTACGAGCCCGGCAACGAGCGCGACGAGGACGAGGACACGGCTCCCCGTCCGGCGAAGCCCACCGTGCACTGA